A single Pantoea rwandensis DNA region contains:
- a CDS encoding TolC family outer membrane protein, with product MAASDALTSASRITSAGLAQQQQDLPSLTGEVAEPALAHVPDSLTINQAVQRAIQWHPDIAQAVGKMLEQANQVDVAKAKYYPQISGGMNNGYSNAYTEKGFSPSFVLSVSQMLYDFGKVSSSVRSAEAGVAMEQANVLVSIDTVAHDTASALVEVQGYQQLVKIAQQQLDALSKIGDLARQRNDEGAASLSDATQTDARIEGARTTLIQYQANLDRWRATLATYLGWPLVKKVNEDFPVNLTRSCSVGKADDKLNPAVLSAWAQANQAQAKLDNANAQNLPTISLEPQVTHYLNNHYSGSETLDRTQYQAFVKVEMPIYQGGGITAARDAAANALQAATAAVNSARLKARQQLSESQSAALSLSQSLAIMGRQQTLGEKTQQLYQDQYLQLGTRPLLDVLNAEQEVFQTRFTLQQTISQLRSLQLDCLYSTGHIRSAFALNNQRIQNVEIQP from the coding sequence ATGGCTGCCAGTGATGCGCTCACCTCGGCCAGCAGAATCACCTCCGCAGGCCTGGCGCAACAGCAGCAGGATCTGCCGTCATTAACCGGTGAAGTGGCCGAACCCGCATTGGCTCACGTCCCGGATTCACTCACCATCAACCAGGCCGTACAGCGTGCCATTCAGTGGCATCCAGATATCGCGCAGGCGGTGGGCAAAATGCTGGAACAGGCCAACCAGGTGGATGTGGCGAAAGCCAAATATTATCCGCAAATCAGTGGCGGGATGAACAACGGCTATAGCAATGCCTATACCGAAAAGGGGTTCAGCCCATCGTTTGTGTTATCGGTTTCGCAGATGTTGTATGACTTTGGCAAAGTCAGCAGCTCGGTGCGATCCGCTGAAGCCGGCGTGGCGATGGAACAAGCCAACGTGCTGGTGAGTATTGATACAGTGGCACATGACACGGCTTCCGCGCTGGTGGAAGTGCAGGGCTATCAGCAACTCGTCAAGATTGCCCAGCAGCAGCTCGATGCACTGAGCAAAATTGGCGATCTGGCCCGTCAGCGAAATGATGAAGGCGCGGCTTCGCTCTCCGATGCCACGCAAACGGATGCGCGTATTGAAGGTGCGCGCACCACGCTGATTCAGTATCAGGCCAACCTCGATCGCTGGCGTGCCACGCTGGCGACCTATCTCGGTTGGCCGCTGGTGAAGAAAGTGAATGAAGATTTTCCGGTGAACCTGACGCGCTCCTGCTCGGTGGGTAAAGCGGATGACAAACTCAACCCGGCGGTGCTGTCGGCATGGGCACAGGCCAATCAGGCACAGGCAAAACTGGATAATGCTAACGCGCAGAACCTGCCAACGATTTCGCTGGAACCCCAGGTGACGCACTACCTCAACAATCATTACTCCGGCAGCGAAACGCTCGATCGCACTCAGTATCAGGCCTTCGTCAAAGTGGAGATGCCGATCTATCAGGGAGGCGGGATCACTGCCGCGCGTGACGCCGCTGCCAACGCCTTGCAAGCCGCCACCGCGGCCGTAAATTCCGCGCGCCTGAAAGCACGGCAGCAACTCAGTGAATCGCAAAGTGCAGCCCTTAGCTTGTCGCAAAGTCTGGCGATTATGGGGCGGCAACAGACGCTGGGTGAGAAAACCCAGCAGCTCTATCAGGATCAGTATCTGCAACTCGGCACCCGTCCGCTGCTGGACGTGCTTAACGCCGAGCAGGAAGTGTTCCAGACCCGTTTCACCCTGCAGCAAACCATCAGTCAATTACGATCGTTGCAACTCGACTGCTTATACAGCACCGGGCATATCCGATCGGCGTTCGCGTTGAATAATCAGCGGATCCAGAATGTGGAGATCCAGCCATGA
- a CDS encoding type I secretion system permease/ATPase encodes MTQLQIPDAPNGDTSSGADGHVPLNGWATAIIQIATHYRLPCSPGMIMAAAEWQGKQTRDKALRHLARQAGLSLQLYEENKWEITSWRLPLAVELADGQVGVITNFDGEDEVRVHFSGDEQPAPVALETLLPEIRFAAALRPVTAAKDSRVDRYLATVKPDWLRRLVLHDLRPYGHVMLGSFLLNLLAMVGIIFSMQVYDRVIPAQSYPTLYVLYIGVIISVVFTYVLRVGRDHVTDLLGKRADMRVSDRVFGHALRLRNSAVPRSTGTFISQLRELESIREMVTSTTVSAIVDMPFFLLFMLVMAIIAPQLAWIAPIAVILMVLPGILSQKKLSKLAQQNLKESTLRNAVLVESVQGLEDIKLMQAEDRFLQQWNSYIRITAQSGVEMRKVMHSLISWGVTVQGLVYASVIVVGAPMVINGDITTGAIVAASLLSSRMIAPMATLCGVLARWQQVKAAKGSLDALMNLPVENSKDETRIHCPVLFGHYQFNDAMFRYYTDSLTIALRIKSLTIKPGERIAVLGRNGSGKSTLLQAMIGGMDLVGGELRLDNLSLPHIDVSDVRRNVGLMTQNARLFHGTLRENLTMGAAHATDDAIFGALTVSGGADFIRRLPLGLDHPVMEGGIGLSGGQRQSVLLARMLLRDPNIILLDEPTAALDDHTEKEFIERLGAWLNGRTLIVATHRAAILALVDRVLVLKDGQLVMDSPKENALPPPRAGGNPPEVRP; translated from the coding sequence ATGACCCAGTTACAAATTCCCGATGCCCCGAACGGTGATACCAGCAGTGGTGCCGACGGGCACGTTCCGTTAAATGGATGGGCGACGGCGATCATCCAGATCGCCACCCATTATCGTTTGCCCTGTTCTCCGGGCATGATCATGGCCGCCGCCGAATGGCAGGGTAAACAGACGCGCGACAAAGCGCTGCGCCATTTAGCGCGCCAGGCGGGGTTATCGCTCCAGCTGTACGAAGAGAACAAGTGGGAAATCACCAGCTGGCGTTTGCCACTGGCAGTGGAGCTGGCCGACGGGCAGGTCGGTGTTATCACCAACTTCGATGGTGAAGATGAAGTGCGTGTGCACTTTTCGGGAGATGAGCAACCGGCGCCCGTTGCGCTGGAAACGCTGCTGCCGGAGATTCGTTTTGCCGCCGCATTACGTCCGGTCACCGCTGCCAAAGACAGCCGCGTCGATCGCTATCTGGCAACGGTCAAGCCGGATTGGCTGCGGCGTTTGGTGCTGCACGACCTGCGGCCTTATGGCCACGTGATGCTGGGATCCTTCCTGCTCAACCTGCTGGCGATGGTTGGCATTATCTTCTCGATGCAGGTGTATGACCGCGTGATTCCGGCGCAATCTTATCCCACGCTGTATGTCCTCTATATCGGGGTGATTATCTCCGTGGTGTTCACCTACGTCCTGCGTGTCGGGCGCGATCATGTCACTGACCTGCTGGGTAAACGTGCCGATATGCGTGTTTCGGATCGCGTGTTTGGTCATGCGCTGCGGCTGCGTAATAGTGCGGTGCCGCGTTCCACCGGTACTTTTATCTCGCAGCTGCGCGAGCTGGAATCGATCCGCGAAATGGTGACCTCAACCACCGTTTCCGCCATTGTTGATATGCCGTTCTTCCTGCTGTTTATGCTGGTGATGGCGATCATTGCGCCACAGCTGGCGTGGATTGCGCCGATTGCGGTGATCCTGATGGTGTTGCCCGGCATTCTCAGCCAGAAGAAGTTGTCAAAGCTGGCGCAGCAAAACCTGAAGGAATCGACGCTGCGAAATGCGGTACTGGTGGAGAGCGTGCAGGGGCTGGAGGACATCAAGCTGATGCAGGCGGAAGACCGTTTCCTGCAACAGTGGAACAGCTACATTCGCATTACGGCGCAATCCGGTGTGGAGATGCGCAAAGTGATGCATTCGCTGATCAGCTGGGGTGTCACGGTGCAGGGGTTGGTGTATGCCAGCGTGATCGTGGTCGGTGCGCCGATGGTGATCAACGGCGATATCACCACCGGTGCGATTGTTGCGGCTTCGCTGCTCTCTTCGCGCATGATTGCCCCCATGGCGACGTTGTGTGGTGTGCTGGCTCGCTGGCAGCAGGTGAAAGCCGCCAAAGGCAGTCTGGATGCATTGATGAATCTGCCGGTGGAGAACAGTAAAGACGAGACGCGTATCCATTGTCCGGTGCTGTTTGGTCATTATCAGTTCAATGATGCGATGTTTCGTTACTACACCGATTCACTCACCATCGCGCTGCGTATCAAAAGCCTAACCATCAAGCCGGGTGAGAGAATTGCCGTGCTTGGTCGCAACGGTTCGGGCAAATCGACCTTGTTGCAGGCGATGATTGGTGGCATGGATCTGGTGGGCGGCGAGCTGCGTCTGGATAACCTCAGTTTGCCGCATATTGATGTCTCGGATGTACGGCGTAATGTGGGTTTGATGACGCAAAACGCGCGCCTGTTCCACGGCACACTGCGTGAAAACCTCACCATGGGCGCGGCCCACGCGACTGACGATGCCATCTTCGGTGCATTAACGGTCAGCGGCGGGGCGGATTTCATTCGTCGTTTGCCACTCGGTCTCGATCATCCGGTGATGGAGGGCGGGATAGGCTTATCGGGCGGTCAGCGCCAGTCAGTGCTACTGGCTCGCATGCTGTTGCGCGATCCCAACATTATCCTGCTGGATGAACCTACAGCGGCGCTGGATGATCATACCGAGAAGGAGTTCATCGAACGTCTGGGCGCGTGGCTGAATGGCCGCACGCTGATCGTGGCGACGCACCGTGCGGCGATACTTGCGCTGGTGGATCGCGTGCTGGTGCTGAAAGATGGGCAACTGGTGATGGACAGCCCGAAAGAGAATGCGTTGCCGCCACCGCGTGCCGGCGGTAATCCACCGGAGGTGCGCCCATGA
- a CDS encoding HlyD family type I secretion periplasmic adaptor subunit: MKQLPGKLRLVTAAEVDSSDDLLGELKSETHYTGAVRLITISAALILISLVWAWFGTLDEVSTGTGKVIPSSRDQVLQSLEGGILTELYVHEGDRVKAGQVVARLDPTRSQSSVGESAARYRAALAAASRLRAEVNDDPLTFPNELKAYPDLIASETRLYKTKRAQLSDSTKQFNESLALANKELAITQKLAKTGAASSVEVLRLQRDKSDLELKLTDMRSQYYVQAREELAKASAEADSLAEVIKGREDTVTRLTIRSPMNGIVKNIKVSTVGGVIPPNGELMNIVPLNDRLLIEARLSPRDIAFIHPGQRAVVKISAYDYAIYGGMNGVVESISPDTIQDEVKPEIYYYRVFIRTDNDYVQNKAGKRYSISPGMVSTVDIKTGEKTIMDYLVKPFNKAKEAMRER, from the coding sequence ATGAAGCAACTTCCCGGCAAACTGCGGCTGGTCACCGCGGCAGAAGTCGATTCCTCTGACGACCTGTTGGGGGAGCTGAAATCTGAGACCCACTACACTGGTGCGGTCAGGCTGATCACCATCAGCGCCGCGTTGATCCTGATATCGCTGGTGTGGGCCTGGTTTGGCACGCTGGATGAAGTCTCAACCGGCACGGGCAAAGTGATCCCGAGCTCACGTGACCAGGTGCTGCAATCCTTAGAAGGTGGGATCCTCACCGAGCTGTATGTGCACGAAGGCGATCGGGTGAAGGCGGGGCAGGTAGTGGCGCGTCTGGATCCCACGCGCTCGCAATCCAGCGTTGGTGAAAGTGCGGCGCGTTATCGTGCGGCACTGGCAGCGGCCTCGCGCCTGAGAGCGGAGGTCAACGATGATCCCCTTACGTTCCCCAATGAGCTCAAAGCTTATCCTGATTTGATTGCCTCTGAGACGCGGTTGTACAAAACCAAACGCGCTCAGCTTTCTGACTCGACGAAGCAGTTCAACGAGTCGCTGGCGTTGGCGAACAAGGAATTGGCGATCACACAAAAGCTGGCCAAAACCGGTGCCGCCAGTAGCGTCGAAGTGCTGCGTTTGCAGCGTGATAAATCAGACCTGGAGCTAAAACTCACCGACATGCGCTCGCAATACTATGTGCAGGCGCGTGAGGAGTTGGCAAAAGCCAGTGCCGAAGCGGACAGCCTGGCTGAGGTGATCAAAGGGCGCGAAGATACGGTGACGCGCCTGACCATCCGTTCACCGATGAACGGCATCGTGAAAAACATCAAAGTCTCCACCGTTGGCGGAGTGATTCCTCCCAACGGTGAACTGATGAACATCGTGCCGTTAAACGACCGGTTGCTGATTGAGGCGCGCCTGTCACCGCGTGATATTGCCTTTATCCATCCCGGCCAGCGTGCGGTGGTGAAGATCTCGGCCTATGACTACGCGATTTATGGTGGGATGAACGGCGTGGTGGAAAGCATTTCACCGGATACCATCCAGGATGAGGTGAAGCCGGAGATTTACTACTATCGCGTGTTTATCCGCACTGATAACGACTACGTGCAGAACAAAGCCGGTAAGCGCTACTCGATCAGTCCGGGGATGGTTTCTACGGTCGATATCAAGACTGGCGAGAAGACCATCATGGATTATCTGGTGAAACCGTTTAATAAAGCCAAAGAGGCGATGCGCGAACGTTAA
- a CDS encoding polysaccharide biosynthesis/export family protein — MKITKFRPLSAILLLICTSCAALAAPTKEEAQAFGMNSPADTGDGRMHLGGQQAMSGQANTTSTTGTFTQQNRQGMLLPGESDVRKLLPQSESGLPPPYGANLFAGGYETERGDGLNDNYLIAPGDKINIWIWGAVNFSNVVTVDNQGNIFIPDVGPINVHNVTASKVNALVTSHISEVFTNNVNVYVNLLTATPVSVFVSGPVIRPGQYAGQSSDSVLYFLKRAGGIDSDRGSYRHIKVLRQNRVIQEIDLYEFMQQGRMPKLSLKDQDVILVESQGPMISVAGKVRNPFRFELKNSSALGSELVSFALPLAKVSHVGVIGDRPNGPFSVYMPYRDFDRIQLKDGDKVLFNDDMHAQVYDVQIIGSYRGPSYFTVRKETRLHDLLNHIPIDPNMADYGSIYIMRKSVAARQKEMLEDSLNRLERSVFTAPANSDGEASIRTKEAELVMQFVEKARKVQPLGKVVVSDKGVIANIMLEQGDQIVIPYKTDLIQVGGEVMMPQAVVYNEGARLDDYVAWAGGFTDRANDKRIAVVHANGLMEFQDAGSVMPGDQILVMPKVDSKMMQSIKDITQVIYQVAVAANVVLR; from the coding sequence GTGAAGATAACGAAATTTCGGCCATTGAGTGCCATCTTACTGCTGATTTGCACCTCTTGCGCTGCGCTGGCCGCACCGACGAAAGAAGAGGCGCAAGCCTTCGGCATGAATAGTCCGGCAGATACTGGCGATGGTCGAATGCACTTGGGCGGCCAACAGGCAATGAGCGGACAGGCGAATACCACCTCCACGACCGGGACTTTTACGCAACAAAACCGGCAGGGAATGCTACTGCCGGGTGAGAGTGATGTACGTAAATTATTGCCGCAGTCTGAATCTGGTCTGCCTCCCCCTTACGGCGCCAACTTGTTTGCCGGCGGCTATGAAACCGAACGCGGTGACGGGCTGAACGATAATTATCTGATCGCACCCGGCGATAAGATCAACATTTGGATCTGGGGCGCAGTCAATTTCTCAAACGTGGTAACCGTTGATAATCAGGGAAATATTTTCATTCCTGACGTTGGGCCGATTAATGTCCACAACGTGACCGCCAGTAAAGTGAATGCACTTGTCACCAGTCATATCAGCGAAGTATTTACTAATAACGTCAATGTCTATGTCAATTTACTGACGGCGACGCCAGTGAGTGTATTTGTTTCTGGTCCGGTTATCCGTCCAGGTCAATATGCCGGACAATCTTCTGATAGCGTGCTCTATTTTCTGAAGCGCGCAGGCGGAATTGATTCCGACCGTGGTAGCTATCGCCATATTAAGGTACTGCGCCAAAATCGCGTCATTCAGGAAATTGACCTGTATGAATTTATGCAGCAGGGCAGGATGCCAAAGCTGTCGCTGAAAGATCAGGACGTGATTTTGGTCGAGTCGCAGGGTCCGATGATCAGTGTGGCCGGTAAAGTACGTAATCCGTTTCGCTTCGAATTAAAGAACAGCAGCGCGCTGGGCTCTGAACTGGTGTCATTTGCCTTGCCCCTTGCCAAGGTGAGTCACGTTGGGGTGATTGGCGATCGTCCAAACGGTCCGTTCTCGGTGTATATGCCGTACAGAGATTTTGACCGCATCCAGTTAAAAGACGGCGACAAAGTGCTGTTCAATGATGATATGCATGCGCAGGTTTACGATGTGCAAATTATCGGCAGTTACCGCGGGCCATCTTATTTCACCGTACGTAAAGAAACGCGTCTTCACGATCTGTTAAACCACATCCCTATTGATCCGAACATGGCGGATTATGGCTCGATCTACATCATGCGTAAGAGCGTGGCGGCACGGCAGAAAGAGATGCTGGAAGATTCACTCAACCGCCTTGAGCGCAGTGTGTTTACCGCACCCGCCAACTCTGACGGTGAAGCCTCTATTCGTACTAAAGAAGCTGAGCTTGTCATGCAGTTTGTGGAGAAAGCGCGTAAGGTCCAACCACTAGGTAAAGTGGTGGTGTCGGATAAAGGCGTGATTGCCAATATCATGCTTGAACAAGGCGACCAGATTGTTATCCCGTACAAGACCGACCTGATTCAGGTGGGTGGCGAAGTGATGATGCCACAAGCGGTGGTGTACAACGAAGGCGCCAGGCTTGACGACTATGTTGCCTGGGCGGGTGGTTTCACCGACCGTGCAAATGACAAGCGCATTGCTGTGGTGCATGCCAACGGTCTGATGGAATTCCAGGACGCCGGTAGCGTGATGCCGGGCGATCAGATTCTCGTCATGCCGAAAGTGGACAGCAAAATGATGCAGTCCATCAAGGACATTACTCAGGTCATCTATCAGGTTGCTGTAGCGGCCAACGTGGTCCTCAGATAA
- a CDS encoding ABC transporter permease: MFKPILNQTPRSPFQVLRDVTFGLLIRELKTRFGSYRLGYVWALIDPLLMISAFSLIFGMRGHSGFGGAPAPLFITASYLPFLFFRNVVNKLQSAVNANMGLFCYRQVTPFATFVARFILEAIIGLVVGCVLVLGLLWLGFDAIPNDPLQVVFIFLLLMTFSFSLGVVFCILINLVNEADKFLNLIMMPLMFISCVMYPLATVPVQFQHWFIWNPLVHAVELMRSGWIAGYVSPDVSWTYLASLTLVLLTFAMSCYRLSHRRLIAS, translated from the coding sequence ATGTTTAAACCCATTCTTAACCAAACGCCTCGCAGTCCATTTCAGGTCCTTCGCGATGTGACGTTTGGCCTCTTGATTCGTGAACTGAAAACCAGATTTGGTAGTTATCGGCTGGGGTATGTCTGGGCGCTGATAGATCCGTTACTGATGATTAGCGCATTTAGCCTGATATTTGGTATGCGCGGACATAGCGGTTTTGGCGGTGCGCCAGCACCGTTGTTTATTACTGCCAGTTATTTGCCCTTTCTTTTTTTTAGAAATGTGGTGAATAAACTGCAATCGGCAGTCAATGCCAACATGGGGCTGTTCTGTTATAGGCAGGTAACGCCTTTTGCTACGTTTGTGGCTCGCTTTATCCTGGAAGCCATTATTGGGCTGGTAGTTGGCTGTGTGCTTGTATTGGGATTACTTTGGCTTGGTTTCGATGCAATTCCTAACGATCCCTTGCAAGTTGTTTTTATATTTCTTTTGTTAATGACATTCTCATTTTCATTGGGTGTTGTTTTTTGCATCTTAATTAATTTAGTTAATGAAGCAGATAAATTTCTTAACCTTATAATGATGCCATTAATGTTTATTTCATGCGTAATGTACCCACTGGCAACGGTACCTGTCCAGTTCCAACACTGGTTTATATGGAATCCATTGGTGCATGCCGTCGAATTAATGCGATCTGGCTGGATAGCAGGTTATGTAAGCCCTGATGTTAGTTGGACCTATTTAGCAAGTTTGACATTGGTCTTACTAACGTTTGCGATGAGCTGTTATCGCCTAAGCCATCGCAGATTGATTGCTAGCTAA
- a CDS encoding ABC transporter ATP-binding protein — protein sequence MIILDNVSKYYPTKFGRNYVLRDVNVTLPRDRNIGILGANGAGKSTLLRLLGGMDMPSRGKVTRQCRVSWPLALNGGFQGSMTGRENTRFVCRIHGVRDTQAIEEWVKEFSEIGQHFELPIKAYSSGMKSKFSFAVSMAFDFDIYLTDEITSVGDARFKQKCIDTFTQKRETASLIMVSHDMKNLRQQCDMGILLRNSKLEIFENIDDAIRIYQSL from the coding sequence ATGATTATTCTTGATAACGTTTCGAAATATTATCCCACTAAGTTTGGCCGTAATTATGTGCTGCGTGATGTAAACGTAACGCTGCCACGAGATCGTAATATAGGTATTCTAGGTGCCAATGGGGCGGGGAAATCAACCCTTCTGCGTCTGCTGGGTGGGATGGATATGCCCAGCAGGGGTAAGGTCACTCGTCAATGTCGTGTTTCCTGGCCATTAGCGCTTAATGGTGGTTTTCAGGGTAGCATGACTGGACGGGAAAATACCCGATTTGTCTGTCGCATTCATGGAGTACGTGATACGCAAGCCATTGAAGAGTGGGTGAAGGAATTCTCGGAAATTGGTCAGCATTTTGAACTGCCGATTAAAGCTTACTCCAGTGGTATGAAATCAAAATTCTCATTTGCCGTTAGTATGGCATTCGATTTTGATATCTATCTGACCGATGAAATTACTTCTGTGGGTGATGCTCGCTTTAAGCAGAAATGTATTGATACGTTCACGCAAAAGCGCGAGACCGCTAGTTTAATCATGGTTTCGCATGATATGAAAAATTTACGCCAACAATGCGATATGGGTATTCTACTGCGTAATAGCAAGCTAGAAATATTCGAAAATATCGACGATGCCATCCGTATTTATCAGAGCCTGTAA
- a CDS encoding sugar transporter has product MTQPIHPHKPSILMRKLRKLKTKPKHFIVDSSGYRLTHRSWKKSHRLGGFQWVVACFIIATIYFGFIASGRYVSRADIVVKQADQIKMLPDALSMLGLGGSNHEDVLLIQDYLKSADLLDKLDKELALKVHYQNHKVDFFSRLPNDVSREQFLKYYRDHLSLHLDDLSGVLTIELQAFDPAYGQRVVNQMLKESEGFINRLGHQVALEQLTFIEKEVDRSYQRLQSEKAKVLEFQNTHHLISPESSSTARMGVVSQIEAQLAQQQAQLKQLQSYMKESAPSVVSVQARIDALTQQLAQEKSKLTGVDKDAMNEVIASYMGVETQATLAADLYKTGLISLEQARIEAYRKLKHLLIISKPTLAEEAEYPRRLYNLATIAVLLCLLYGLIVMGLATLREHQD; this is encoded by the coding sequence ATGACTCAGCCAATTCACCCTCACAAACCTTCAATTTTGATGCGCAAGCTGCGCAAATTAAAAACCAAACCTAAACATTTTATTGTCGACTCCAGTGGCTATCGCCTGACTCATCGCTCCTGGAAAAAAAGCCATAGACTTGGTGGATTTCAGTGGGTAGTCGCCTGTTTTATTATTGCCACAATCTACTTTGGGTTTATTGCATCGGGTCGTTATGTAAGCCGGGCAGATATAGTGGTTAAGCAAGCAGATCAAATTAAGATGCTACCTGATGCTTTGTCGATGCTAGGGCTTGGTGGTAGTAATCACGAAGATGTGCTGTTAATCCAGGACTATCTGAAATCAGCAGACCTTCTCGATAAATTAGATAAAGAATTGGCGCTTAAAGTACACTACCAAAACCACAAGGTAGACTTTTTTTCTCGTCTTCCGAACGACGTTAGCCGAGAACAATTTCTAAAATATTATCGTGATCACCTCTCATTGCATCTGGATGATTTATCCGGAGTACTCACTATTGAGCTACAAGCCTTTGACCCTGCCTACGGTCAGCGAGTGGTCAATCAGATGCTTAAAGAATCTGAGGGCTTCATCAACAGGCTGGGGCATCAGGTAGCCCTGGAACAACTTACTTTTATTGAGAAAGAAGTTGATCGTTCCTATCAGCGTCTGCAAAGCGAGAAAGCGAAAGTTCTGGAGTTCCAAAACACCCATCATCTAATCAGCCCAGAATCATCCAGTACCGCCCGCATGGGGGTGGTTAGCCAGATAGAAGCCCAGCTGGCTCAACAGCAGGCTCAGTTAAAACAACTGCAAAGCTATATGAAAGAAAGCGCACCTTCAGTTGTATCTGTGCAGGCAAGGATCGATGCCTTAACTCAGCAATTGGCTCAGGAGAAATCCAAACTGACAGGTGTGGATAAAGATGCGATGAACGAAGTGATCGCCAGCTATATGGGTGTTGAAACACAGGCAACATTAGCTGCGGATCTCTACAAAACTGGCTTGATTAGTCTGGAGCAAGCCAGAATAGAGGCGTACCGCAAACTAAAACATCTGTTAATTATTAGCAAGCCGACGTTGGCAGAGGAAGCAGAGTATCCACGCCGGCTTTATAACCTGGCTACTATAGCGGTACTACTTTGTCTGCTATATGGCCTGATTGTAATGGGCTTGGCTACCTTACGAGAGCATCAGGACTGA